The DNA sequence CAGGCCGGTTTCGTGGCCCGAGTAGCCGATGGGCGTGTTCGGGAACTGCTGCTGAAGGGTCTGGATCATGCGCAGGTTCAGCTCGGCCGGGGGGCAGGGGTAGGCTGAGGTGCTGTGCGCAATCATCAGGTTGTCAAGGCCCACGTAGGTCACGGCGTCCGTAATTTCGTTCTGGGTGCTCATGCCGGTGCTCAGCATCAGCGGGCGGCCGGTGGCGCGCACGCGGTCGAGCAGGGGCTTATCGGTGAGCGAGGCGGACGCCATTTTGTAGAGCACGGGCTGGAATTGCTCCATGAAATCGACCGACGGCTCGTCCCAGCACGAGGCAAACCAGTCGATGCCGCGCGCCTTGCAGTAGTCGTCGATGGCCGTGTATTCTTCGAGGCCAAACTCGGTTTTGCGCTTGTAGTCGATGTAGCTCATGCGGCCCCAGGGAGTGTCGCGCATCTTTTCCCACTGGTCTTTGGGCACGCATAGCTCGGGGGTGCGCTTCTGGAATTTCACGGCGTCGCAGCCGGCCGCTACCGCGGCGTCAATCAGCTGCTTGGCAATATCAACGGAACCGTTGTGGTTGATGCCGATTTCAGCGATGATGTAGCAGGGCTGGCCGGGGCCAATGCTGCGGTTCTTCTTGATTTGTACGGTGCTCATGCCAAAGCGGATGGGGTAAGAGTGAAGCCAGGAGCTGGCCGGATACGAGAAATAATAATACGCAATAAGCAGGACCGCGGGTTTGTTTGGGCCCCAGACGTGCGCCCGGCGGTTTTATTTTACCGGCTGGCGATAATAAACTCGGCCACTTCGCGGAAGCAGCCGTGCCCGCCCCGTGTCTCGCAGTGGAAGTCGGCCACGGCCCGGGCAAAGCTGGTGGCGTCGCTGGGGCAGGCCGCTAAGCCCACCAGCTTGAGGATTTCCACGTCGTTGGTGTCGTCGCCGATGAAGGCGATTTCCTCGGCCACCAAGCCCGTGCGGGCCATAATCTCGTGCAGCCGCGCCGGCTTGTCCTTAATACCCAGGTGAAGCTCGGTGATGCGCAGCTTGTCGGCCCGCCGCTGCACCGAGCCCGACGTTTCGCCGGTCATAATGCCGCTTTCCACGCCCACGGCCCGCAGGCGCTCCACGGCCATGCCGTCGCGGATGCTGAAGCGCTTCATTTCCTCGCCGCGCTCGGAGTAATACACGCCGTTGTCGGTGAGCACGCCGTCGCAGTCGGTCAGCAGCAGTTTGATGCGCTTGGCACGGGCTTGGAGGTCGGTTAGGTTCATTTAGCTAATGGTGAATTCATGGCCCTCAGAACGTAGTAGAGACGCATCTTTGCGCCTCCGGTCTGAACGGTATCCCGTGTACTGCCCAGCGGCGTTCTATCCTGAGGCGTAAAGATGCGTCTCTACCTCGCTAAATGGCCGTCCAGCCGCCGTCTACTACCAGGTTGGCGCCGGTCATGTAGGCCGAGGCTTCGGAGGCCAGGAACACCACGGCGCCCTGGTAATCGGTGGCGGCGGCCATGCGGCCCAGGGGCGTTTTGGCGCTGTATTGCTTCACGAAAAAGGCGTCCTGGCTGTTCTCCACGCCGCCCGGCGAAAGGGTGTTTACCCGTACGCCCTGGGGGCCCCAGTAGGCGGCCAGGTAACGGGTGAAGTTCACTACCGCACCTTTAGTCATGGGATAAGAAGGTGATTTATAGAAGGTTTGCTCACCGGCCTCGTTGCGGTAAATGCTTTGGTCGGGCCCCACGATGCCGTAGGTGCTGGCCACGTTGATGATGGAGCCGCTGCCCTGCACCGCCATCGGCGTACCGAAGATCTGCGCCGCCAGGAAAACCCCCGTCACATTCACCTCCAGCACTTTCTGAAACGTGGCGAGCGGGAAGTTCTCGAACTTGCTGAGGTCGGCGGCCAGTGCCGGGTTCTCGAACATGTCGTTGATGGCCGCGTTGTTCACCAGCACGTCGATGTGCCCGAACTGCTTGATAATCTGGTCGCGCGCCGCCGCCAGCGATTCGGGCTTGGTCACGTCCACGGCCAGCGGCAGGTGGGGGCCCCCGGGCAAGCCGGCCGCAACCGCGTCGGCTGCGGCTTGGTTGATATCAGCCACCACCACGTTGGCGCCGGCGGCGGCCAGTGCCGCGCAGTGCTGCCGGCCAATGAGGCCGCACGCGCCCGTGACGATGGCCGTTTTGTTGGTAAGGTCGAAGAGGTTCATAAAGGATTTAGGCGTGCTGGCCCGGGGCCCTAAATTGTCCCGGGCCGTCATGCTGAGCGCAGCCGAAGCATCTCTACTGCGCAAGTAATCAAATTGATTGAGTTAGTGCAGCAGTAGAGATGCTTCGGCTGCGCTCAGCATGACGGCCCGGGGAACTGCCTGGGCTTGAGGTCCCTATTGCTGCTGGGCCCCAAAAAGCCCCTACTTCACCTTCGCCGGGGCGGCGTTGGTCACTTTGCGGAACACGGCTTCCACCGGCTCGCCGTGGAGGCGGGTGGCTACGTCGCCGGCGGCGATGGCCTCTTTCAGCAGCGGCAGCACTTCGGCGTACATGGCCAGGGCGTGGGCCACGTCGGCGTCGGTGTGCGAGAAGCACATGTTGTGGAAGCCGCCCCACATGATGCCGCGCTTGAACAGCTCCTGCTGCACGTAGGCCTTCACTTCCAGGGGGTTGCCGGCGCTGGCATCGAAGGTGACGATGCTGCGGC is a window from the Hymenobacter nivis genome containing:
- a CDS encoding N-acetylneuraminate synthase family protein, with product MSTVQIKKNRSIGPGQPCYIIAEIGINHNGSVDIAKQLIDAAVAAGCDAVKFQKRTPELCVPKDQWEKMRDTPWGRMSYIDYKRKTEFGLEEYTAIDDYCKARGIDWFASCWDEPSVDFMEQFQPVLYKMASASLTDKPLLDRVRATGRPLMLSTGMSTQNEITDAVTYVGLDNLMIAHSTSAYPCPPAELNLRMIQTLQQQFPNTPIGYSGHETGLSTTVTAVALGATFVERHFTLDRAMWGSDHAASVEPGGMAKMVRDIRDTETGLGDGVKVVYESEKEPLRRLRREVTAA
- a CDS encoding KdsC family phosphatase, translating into MNLTDLQARAKRIKLLLTDCDGVLTDNGVYYSERGEEMKRFSIRDGMAVERLRAVGVESGIMTGETSGSVQRRADKLRITELHLGIKDKPARLHEIMARTGLVAEEIAFIGDDTNDVEILKLVGLAACPSDATSFARAVADFHCETRGGHGCFREVAEFIIASR
- a CDS encoding SDR family oxidoreductase; its protein translation is MNLFDLTNKTAIVTGACGLIGRQHCAALAAAGANVVVADINQAAADAVAAGLPGGPHLPLAVDVTKPESLAAARDQIIKQFGHIDVLVNNAAINDMFENPALAADLSKFENFPLATFQKVLEVNVTGVFLAAQIFGTPMAVQGSGSIINVASTYGIVGPDQSIYRNEAGEQTFYKSPSYPMTKGAVVNFTRYLAAYWGPQGVRVNTLSPGGVENSQDAFFVKQYSAKTPLGRMAAATDYQGAVVFLASEASAYMTGANLVVDGGWTAI